Proteins encoded by one window of Salmonirosea aquatica:
- a CDS encoding plastocyanin/azurin family copper-binding protein — protein MKKYLVNLIGFLTVATLGFAQNRPMTEDDYYRIITMPIPQDIQMEVGGLAVLPDGRLAASTRRGEVWMIGNPYMKGNGRPTFSRFAHGLHEPLGLLYRGDHFLITQRGEVTKLVDTDNDGVADVYDSFARWPLSGNYHQYSYGPVPLSNGEMIITLNLDWIGKGASQSKWRGWMLKLGEDGKLTPWATGLRSPAGFGEFKGDIFYTENQGDWVGSGRMTHLEKGDFAGNPAGLRWSNEDGSPVKLRPEDVPDTGEPLYDVAQRTPGIKPPAVWFPHTLMGISTSDFKEDTTGGAFGPFAGQMFVGDQGHSKIMRVDMEKVNGVWQGASFPFREKFESGLIRLVWGLDGSLFVGQTARGWSATGKEPFGIQRVVWTGQTPFEIKTIRSKPDGFELTFTLPVDPATAGDPASYSLNSFTYKYHHTYGSPIINAEPLAIKGIVVAADGLSARLVVDETKLRKGYIHEVKAEGLKSKEGLSLLHNVGYYTLNEIAPGGKADASQFTASSKNTMSGMDHSQHTATEAMPVANSTKRVTTQPASWTNGPDQVVTLGTKPGLKFDLAEIQVKAGSKVKLVFNNNDDMLHNCVITKPGMANSVGEAALNLGLKGAEMNYIPDSPNVLYHTALMQPESSEALYFVAPAKAGDYQYVCTFPGHYTLMQGKLKVVK, from the coding sequence ATGAAAAAGTACCTAGTTAACCTGATAGGGTTTCTGACGGTTGCGACACTCGGCTTTGCCCAGAACCGTCCCATGACCGAGGATGATTATTACCGGATCATCACGATGCCGATTCCGCAGGATATTCAGATGGAAGTGGGCGGACTGGCCGTGCTGCCTGATGGTCGCCTGGCGGCCTCTACCCGGCGCGGTGAGGTGTGGATGATCGGCAATCCTTACATGAAAGGCAACGGGCGACCTACCTTCAGCCGCTTTGCGCATGGTCTGCACGAACCACTGGGCCTGCTCTATCGGGGCGATCATTTCCTGATCACCCAACGGGGTGAGGTCACCAAACTGGTGGATACCGACAATGATGGCGTGGCCGATGTGTATGATTCGTTCGCGCGCTGGCCGCTGTCGGGCAACTACCACCAGTACTCCTACGGTCCGGTACCCCTTTCCAATGGTGAGATGATTATTACGCTCAATCTGGACTGGATCGGTAAGGGTGCCAGCCAGTCGAAATGGCGGGGCTGGATGCTCAAATTGGGTGAAGACGGAAAACTGACCCCCTGGGCTACAGGACTGCGCTCTCCGGCGGGTTTTGGCGAGTTCAAAGGTGATATTTTCTATACCGAAAACCAGGGCGACTGGGTAGGTTCGGGTCGCATGACACACTTGGAGAAGGGTGATTTTGCCGGCAACCCTGCCGGACTGCGGTGGAGCAATGAAGACGGTTCACCCGTAAAGCTGCGCCCCGAAGATGTACCCGACACCGGCGAACCGCTCTACGACGTAGCCCAACGTACCCCCGGCATTAAGCCGCCAGCCGTATGGTTTCCACACACGCTGATGGGTATCTCGACGTCCGATTTTAAAGAAGATACTACCGGCGGGGCCTTCGGACCATTTGCCGGGCAGATGTTTGTCGGCGATCAGGGCCACAGCAAAATTATGCGCGTGGACATGGAGAAAGTGAATGGCGTGTGGCAGGGAGCTTCCTTTCCGTTCCGCGAAAAATTTGAATCGGGCCTGATCCGGTTGGTATGGGGCCTGGACGGCTCGCTGTTCGTAGGTCAGACCGCCCGGGGCTGGTCGGCTACGGGCAAGGAACCCTTCGGCATTCAGCGGGTCGTGTGGACGGGGCAGACACCTTTTGAAATCAAAACCATCCGCTCCAAACCGGACGGCTTCGAACTGACCTTCACTTTGCCCGTAGATCCCGCCACAGCGGGTGATCCTGCTTCGTACAGTCTTAACAGCTTTACCTACAAGTACCACCACACCTACGGTAGTCCGATCATCAACGCCGAACCTTTGGCGATCAAGGGCATCGTAGTGGCTGCCGACGGCCTGAGCGCCCGGTTGGTGGTGGACGAAACCAAACTGCGCAAGGGGTACATCCACGAAGTGAAAGCCGAAGGCTTGAAATCGAAAGAAGGTTTGTCGCTTTTGCACAATGTAGGGTACTATACCCTGAATGAAATCGCACCGGGTGGAAAAGCCGACGCGTCGCAGTTTACGGCCAGCAGCAAGAATACGATGTCGGGAATGGATCATAGTCAGCACACCGCTACCGAAGCGATGCCCGTTGCTAACTCGACCAAGCGTGTGACGACTCAACCCGCCAGCTGGACCAATGGCCCCGACCAGGTCGTCACGCTGGGTACCAAGCCGGGCCTGAAATTCGACCTGGCGGAGATTCAGGTCAAAGCGGGTAGTAAGGTGAAGCTGGTATTCAACAACAACGACGACATGCTGCACAACTGCGTCATCACCAAACCCGGCATGGCCAATTCGGTGGGAGAAGCCGCTCTGAATCTGGGACTTAAAGGCGCGGAAATGAACTACATCCCTGACTCGCCCAACGTACTGTACCATACCGCACTTATGCAGCCCGAAAGCAGCGAGGCCCTCTATTTTGTGGCTCCCGCCAAAGCGGGTGATTACCAGTACGTATGTACCTTCCCCGGCCACTATACATTAATGCAGGGAAAATTGAAGGTAGTGAAGTAG
- a CDS encoding DUF2721 domain-containing protein, with translation MNLSDFITITKLSQTLTILSSMIAPVVLILACGSLITITSQRLNLVVERCRFLIDELKEMVQKSETPTDTATSETQLLLFLMDKASHRTRLLQRALTTLYLSLGTFIATSLSLGILDVINSRRTWLPVLLSILGALMLFYTSVLLISESRLARQAINRELDEALHYFKTNLEGLSGRKKRRWWRRKARENPIKKTAEAVPSTES, from the coding sequence ATGAACCTGAGTGATTTCATAACCATTACCAAACTTTCGCAAACACTGACGATCCTTTCGTCGATGATCGCGCCGGTGGTGCTCATCCTGGCCTGTGGTTCGCTGATTACCATCACCTCGCAACGCCTGAATCTGGTCGTCGAACGGTGCCGGTTCCTGATTGATGAGTTGAAGGAAATGGTACAAAAATCTGAAACACCTACCGACACAGCGACCAGTGAAACGCAACTGCTACTGTTCCTGATGGACAAGGCCTCTCACCGTACCCGGCTGCTGCAACGAGCGCTCACTACGCTGTATCTTTCATTGGGAACGTTCATCGCGACCAGCCTGAGCCTGGGGATTCTGGACGTGATCAATTCGCGACGTACCTGGCTTCCCGTTTTGTTGAGCATACTCGGTGCGCTCATGCTGTTTTATACCAGCGTACTCCTGATCAGCGAATCCCGACTGGCGCGGCAGGCCATCAACCGTGAATTGGATGAGGCCCTGCATTACTTCAAAACCAATCTGGAAGGATTGTCGGGGCGGAAAAAGCGGAGATGGTGGCGGCGGAAGGCACGTGAAAATCCAATAAAGAAAACCGCTGAGGCAGTGCCATCCACCGAGTCATAG
- a CDS encoding Glu/Leu/Phe/Val family dehydrogenase, which translates to MSDHLEEGKKFLDTVMHYYDKAAQHTGLSSGLIERIRHCNSTYKVIFPVEVDGEIHNIEGIRVQHSNHKLPTKGGIRYSTEVSEDEVKALATLMTFKCAVVNVPFGGAKGGVKIDPRQSSPEMLEKVTRRFAAELIKKNLIGPAVDVPAPDYGTGGREMGWIADTYMTFKFGDTNAQGCVTGKPVGIGGIRGRTEATGLGVFFGLREFFKFEDDVKKLGLTTGLKDKTVIIQGFGNVGFHTAKFLHEEGAKIIGIAEYDGGVYNENGINIGALDEHRKATKSVTKFPGATDIADSRSMLNMPCDILIPAALENQINEENANSIKAKVIAEAANGPVTMQAEEILLSKGIVIIPDLYLNAGGVTVSYFEWLKNISNVRFGRMGKRADEKSFEKIIGSVETLTGKKLDAENRADITHGSDEEDIVRSGLEDTMIDAYHEMRNALVAKPELGDLRTAAFYVSIQKIALSYQMLGIFP; encoded by the coding sequence ATGTCAGATCACCTGGAAGAAGGAAAAAAATTCCTCGACACCGTCATGCACTATTACGACAAAGCCGCGCAGCATACCGGCCTGTCGAGCGGTTTGATCGAGCGCATCCGTCATTGCAACAGTACCTATAAAGTCATTTTTCCCGTAGAAGTAGATGGCGAAATTCATAACATCGAGGGAATTCGTGTTCAGCACAGCAATCACAAACTACCCACCAAAGGCGGCATTCGGTACAGTACGGAGGTATCGGAAGATGAAGTAAAAGCCCTCGCCACGCTCATGACGTTCAAATGTGCGGTCGTGAACGTACCCTTCGGCGGGGCCAAGGGCGGTGTCAAAATCGACCCGCGTCAGTCGTCTCCCGAGATGCTGGAAAAAGTCACGCGCCGCTTCGCCGCCGAGCTCATCAAGAAAAACCTGATCGGCCCGGCGGTGGATGTACCTGCCCCCGACTACGGTACGGGCGGGCGCGAAATGGGCTGGATCGCCGACACCTACATGACCTTCAAATTTGGCGATACCAACGCGCAGGGCTGCGTGACGGGCAAGCCCGTGGGCATCGGCGGCATACGCGGGCGCACGGAGGCTACGGGCCTGGGCGTTTTCTTCGGCCTGCGCGAGTTTTTCAAATTCGAAGACGATGTAAAAAAACTGGGGCTCACGACGGGTCTGAAAGACAAAACCGTGATTATTCAGGGCTTTGGTAATGTGGGTTTTCATACTGCCAAGTTCCTGCACGAAGAGGGCGCAAAAATCATTGGCATCGCCGAATATGACGGGGGCGTCTATAATGAAAATGGTATCAACATCGGTGCTCTGGACGAGCACCGGAAAGCCACCAAGTCCGTCACGAAGTTTCCCGGCGCGACCGACATCGCCGACTCGCGGTCGATGCTCAACATGCCCTGTGATATTCTGATACCTGCCGCGCTCGAAAATCAGATCAACGAGGAGAACGCCAATTCCATCAAGGCCAAAGTGATCGCCGAAGCAGCCAATGGTCCCGTCACGATGCAGGCCGAGGAAATTTTGCTTTCCAAGGGTATCGTCATCATTCCCGACCTCTACCTTAATGCCGGCGGTGTGACAGTTTCGTACTTCGAATGGCTCAAGAATATCTCCAATGTGCGTTTCGGACGCATGGGCAAGCGGGCTGATGAAAAGAGTTTTGAAAAGATAATCGGCTCGGTGGAAACGCTTACCGGCAAAAAGCTGGATGCCGAAAACCGGGCCGACATCACGCACGGTTCCGACGAAGAGGATATCGTGCGCTCGGGCCTGGAAGATACCATGATTGATGCCTACCACGAAATGCGCAACGCGCTCGTAGCCAAACCCGAACTGGGCGATCTGCGCACGGCGGCTTTCTACGTATCCATTCAGAAAATCGCCCTCAGCTATCAGATGTTGGGCATTTTTCCATGA
- a CDS encoding TraB/GumN family protein — protein MLLLQPLFGVGQDRPGTLLWEVSKPGVPHTSYLFGTFHEVNATFFSSLPNAVEKLDQSEILYVEEKRSDAQNVAGANNLTFWTREQWEGTLNPDQEKVFASFVEKAEDPTYYTYPPLLLTSALARIYIQNFCDTLNRQSGELMDHFIEKMGHFRNKQVLSLDRSHMDILAEGAKSRDSIQNAGYAKAVIELMDKMLKDDATDCEIVQHYTSFQIDYQLDAPIKTASDAYQLHQRNDAWMVTLDQAFREHPCFVAVGYGHLRFKEGLIGQLRALGYLVKPLPVR, from the coding sequence TTGTTGCTACTACAACCCCTTTTCGGGGTAGGGCAGGATCGGCCCGGAACGCTACTTTGGGAGGTAAGCAAGCCGGGGGTACCCCATACCTCCTACCTGTTCGGTACCTTTCATGAAGTCAATGCTACCTTTTTTTCCTCGCTGCCAAATGCCGTTGAGAAACTGGATCAATCGGAAATATTGTACGTCGAAGAGAAAAGGAGTGATGCCCAGAACGTGGCTGGCGCCAATAATCTGACTTTCTGGACGCGTGAACAATGGGAAGGTACCCTGAATCCCGACCAAGAAAAAGTATTTGCTTCTTTTGTGGAAAAAGCAGAAGATCCGACCTACTATACCTACCCTCCCCTGCTACTGACCAGCGCGCTGGCGCGTATCTATATTCAAAATTTTTGCGACACCCTCAATCGACAATCGGGCGAGCTTATGGATCACTTCATCGAAAAAATGGGGCATTTCCGGAACAAACAGGTACTTTCCCTCGACCGATCCCACATGGATATCTTGGCAGAAGGCGCAAAAAGCCGGGATTCGATCCAGAATGCAGGCTATGCAAAAGCCGTGATCGAACTGATGGACAAGATGCTGAAAGACGACGCCACCGACTGTGAGATTGTCCAGCACTACACGAGTTTTCAGATTGACTACCAGCTCGATGCTCCCATCAAAACCGCGAGCGACGCCTACCAGCTACACCAACGGAACGACGCCTGGATGGTGACACTTGATCAGGCTTTCCGCGAGCATCCGTGTTTTGTGGCCGTGGGGTACGGGCATTTGCGTTTTAAAGAAGGACTCATCGGGCAATTACGCGCTTTGGGGTACCTTGTAAAGCCCCTTCCGGTCCGTTAG
- a CDS encoding M28 family metallopeptidase has protein sequence MKRILYSIFFSFFLSSFLPSLAQTIVQRDPAIAQMVEQVSADSLKAHVEKLVSFGTRQTLSGTQGKRGIVPAREWILSKFQEYGKQSSGRLTATIDTWTLQPDGRRVDKAVEMGNVMATLKGTDPADDRIFLVSGHMDSRVSNVMNSTDDAPGANDDGSGTAAVIELVRVMSKQAFPATIIFVTVCGEEQGLLGADHLAQRAVDEKWNLEALLNNDIMGSNNSHDTHIIDNTIVRIFSEGLSGFETDKTAASVRQYGLENDGKARTLARYVKEVGERYVDQLEVRMIYRNDRYLRGGDHTPYVNRGFAAVRITEMNENFQHQHQDLRTENGIEYGDKVEHMDFEYLRKNTAMNLANLSNLAKSPMQPQNVTMDVRSLSNTTKLYWQAPKTGKVKGYYILMRETHWPTWQKKIFTDKLGAELPYSKDNYFFAVQAVSEDGNEGLPVIPKPGMR, from the coding sequence ATGAAAAGGATTCTTTACTCAATTTTTTTCTCCTTCTTTCTTTCTTCTTTCCTGCCTTCCTTGGCTCAGACCATCGTCCAGCGCGACCCGGCTATTGCCCAGATGGTCGAACAGGTGTCAGCCGATAGCCTCAAAGCTCATGTAGAAAAACTCGTAAGTTTCGGGACGCGCCAAACCCTGAGCGGTACGCAGGGCAAGCGGGGTATTGTACCTGCCCGGGAGTGGATTCTGAGCAAGTTCCAGGAATACGGCAAGCAGTCCAGTGGACGGCTGACGGCTACCATCGACACCTGGACGCTCCAGCCCGATGGCCGCCGCGTGGATAAAGCGGTGGAAATGGGCAACGTCATGGCGACGCTCAAAGGTACCGATCCGGCGGATGATCGCATTTTTCTGGTCAGCGGGCACATGGACAGCCGCGTGAGTAACGTCATGAACAGTACCGACGACGCGCCCGGAGCCAACGACGATGGCTCCGGTACGGCAGCGGTCATCGAACTGGTACGGGTGATGAGTAAGCAGGCTTTCCCCGCCACGATTATTTTCGTGACGGTATGCGGCGAAGAGCAAGGCCTGCTGGGCGCGGATCATCTGGCCCAACGGGCCGTGGACGAAAAGTGGAACCTGGAAGCCCTGCTCAACAACGACATCATGGGCTCTAATAACAGCCATGATACGCACATCATCGACAACACCATCGTACGGATATTCAGTGAAGGACTTTCGGGTTTTGAAACCGACAAAACGGCTGCTTCGGTACGGCAATACGGACTGGAAAATGACGGCAAAGCCCGGACCCTGGCCCGCTACGTGAAGGAGGTAGGTGAGCGCTACGTCGATCAGCTGGAAGTACGGATGATATACCGCAACGACCGTTACCTGCGCGGCGGTGACCATACACCCTACGTCAACCGGGGATTTGCGGCAGTCAGGATTACCGAAATGAATGAGAATTTCCAGCACCAACACCAGGACTTGCGTACTGAAAACGGCATTGAATACGGCGATAAAGTCGAGCACATGGACTTCGAGTACCTGCGCAAGAATACGGCCATGAACCTGGCCAACCTGAGTAACCTGGCCAAATCGCCCATGCAGCCCCAAAATGTCACGATGGACGTACGCAGCCTGTCAAATACGACTAAGCTCTACTGGCAGGCGCCTAAAACGGGTAAGGTGAAGGGGTACTATATTTTGATGCGTGAGACGCACTGGCCTACCTGGCAAAAGAAAATTTTTACCGACAAGCTAGGTGCCGAGCTACCCTATTCCAAAGACAACTACTTCTTTGCAGTGCAGGCCGTCAGCGAAGATGGCAACGAAGGTTTGCCCGTAATTCCCAAGCCTGGTATGCGTTGA
- a CDS encoding type II toxin-antitoxin system VapC family toxin, translated as MGQRHPIDSNAVIDYIEDKLPVKSALALDRILDSNLNTSIVVRIEVLGFNGLVPQMQKLKEFLDLATTYYIDDDIAVKTIELRKTYQKLKLGDAIIAATALVHDLTIITRNTKDFKNIEGIDCMNPHKMG; from the coding sequence ATGGGACAGAGACATCCCATAGATTCCAATGCGGTTATTGATTATATTGAAGATAAACTACCTGTCAAGTCTGCTTTGGCATTGGATAGAATTTTAGACAGCAATTTGAATACCTCCATTGTCGTGCGAATTGAAGTACTTGGCTTCAACGGTTTAGTACCTCAAATGCAAAAACTCAAAGAATTCCTTGACTTGGCGACAACCTACTATATTGACGACGATATCGCAGTCAAAACCATCGAGTTGCGCAAAACTTATCAGAAGCTAAAATTAGGCGATGCCATTATTGCCGCTACTGCTTTGGTACACGATCTTACAATCATCACCCGAAATACCAAAGATTTTAAGAATATCGAGGGCATTGACTGCATGAATCCGCACAAAATGGGGTAA
- a CDS encoding sensor histidine kinase: MKHFSIGLLWRVLLLVLAGLGLGYLLSQPVPNGMLVMMMMILVFFLGNGLYRYVTSFNRKFVRFLESVRYSDFTIKFRSDNAMGDTFQELNQQFNEVLMAFRQARAEKEANLHYLNTIVQHIGTGLITFDADGKVNLVNSAALRMLEIYRLRQLSDLEETHPRLYDLLSQLETGVRELYQTPNDQPLAIQATAIQMRGSWVRIVALQNIGTELQQKEVEAWQNLTRVLRHEIMNSMTPIVSLVGTMRLIVDEDIEKTTTNQEAVEDLKEALQTLEKRSQGMMKFVNAYRDFTTLPKPNMRTIPVQELIQEVLQLLQADLTAAGVLWKSEVLPENLVLVGDADQLQQVLINLIKNALEAVREQAHRLIDIQAFLTDNQKVSISIRDNGYGIEPEALEKIFIPFYTTKKTGSGIGLSLSRQILQQHNGNLVVSSEVGNGTVFSLIL; this comes from the coding sequence TTGAAACATTTCTCTATCGGACTTCTTTGGCGGGTACTGCTGCTGGTATTAGCCGGGCTGGGATTGGGGTACCTCCTGTCGCAGCCAGTACCCAACGGCATGCTGGTCATGATGATGATGATCCTCGTTTTCTTCCTGGGAAACGGGCTGTACCGCTACGTGACGTCTTTCAACCGTAAGTTTGTACGCTTCCTGGAATCGGTGCGGTATTCCGATTTCACCATTAAGTTCCGCTCCGACAACGCCATGGGCGATACCTTCCAGGAGCTTAACCAGCAATTTAACGAAGTACTGATGGCCTTTCGACAGGCCCGCGCCGAAAAGGAAGCCAACTTGCATTACCTCAATACCATCGTGCAGCACATCGGTACCGGCCTGATCACCTTCGATGCTGATGGCAAGGTAAATCTGGTCAACAGTGCCGCGCTACGGATGCTGGAAATTTACCGGCTCCGCCAACTGAGCGATCTGGAAGAAACCCACCCACGCCTCTACGATTTACTTTCACAACTCGAGACCGGCGTGCGGGAGCTCTACCAAACGCCCAACGACCAGCCACTGGCGATCCAGGCAACGGCCATTCAGATGCGCGGTTCTTGGGTGCGCATCGTGGCGCTGCAGAATATCGGCACTGAGCTGCAACAAAAAGAAGTGGAAGCCTGGCAGAACCTGACCCGGGTACTGCGCCACGAAATCATGAACTCCATGACGCCCATCGTGTCGCTGGTAGGTACCATGCGGCTGATTGTCGATGAGGATATCGAAAAAACCACCACCAACCAGGAGGCTGTTGAGGATTTGAAGGAAGCACTCCAAACGCTGGAAAAGCGCAGCCAGGGCATGATGAAGTTCGTGAACGCCTACCGCGATTTTACCACCCTACCCAAACCCAACATGCGGACGATTCCGGTACAAGAGCTCATCCAGGAAGTACTCCAGCTATTACAGGCTGACCTGACGGCCGCCGGGGTACTTTGGAAATCGGAAGTATTGCCGGAGAATCTGGTGTTAGTCGGTGATGCCGACCAACTGCAGCAGGTACTCATCAACCTGATCAAAAACGCTCTGGAGGCCGTCCGTGAGCAGGCCCATCGACTCATCGACATCCAGGCTTTCCTGACCGACAATCAGAAGGTATCCATCAGTATCCGGGACAATGGCTACGGCATCGAACCCGAAGCGCTGGAAAAAATCTTCATTCCATTTTACACCACCAAGAAAACCGGCTCGGGCATTGGACTGAGCCTGTCGAGGCAAATTCTCCAGCAGCATAACGGCAATCTGGTCGTCAGCTCGGAAGTAGGTAATGGAACGGTTTTTTCGTTAATTTTGTGA
- a CDS encoding sigma-54-dependent transcriptional regulator, with amino-acid sequence MQLSEAKLLIVDDDVDVLSAAKLLLKRHLKHVDIEKNPEKIPFLINNGNYDIVLLDMNFTRDVSSGREGFQWLDRILDLSPKMTVIMVTAYGDVEMAVRAIKAGATDFVLKPWENDKLLATLEKAMDSRKAEGDTEDTLPSKAPQSNLIAQSTSMQMVLETAERVAPTDANVLILGENGTGKTQLARHIHERSLRTQKPFVCVDLGALSENLFESELFGHVKGAFTDARDDRAGRFEEAQGGTIFLDEIGNLPLALQAKLLTVIQERRVTRVGSNRPVAVDVRLICATNRDIDDMVANRSFRQDLLYRINTIELELPPLRERPDDIAPLAEFYLKQFRKKYNRPVTSISSALIKKMQQYTWPGNIRELQHAVERAVILAQEKVLQPDDLFLKNAGSEPAAATAFDLEDMEKNMIVKALKRYNGNITDAARELGLSRAALYRRLEKYGL; translated from the coding sequence ATGCAACTCTCCGAAGCCAAACTGCTCATTGTCGACGATGACGTTGATGTACTGAGCGCCGCCAAGCTGCTCCTCAAACGACACCTCAAACACGTGGACATTGAGAAGAATCCCGAAAAAATCCCATTTCTTATCAATAACGGCAATTACGACATTGTGCTGCTTGATATGAATTTTACCCGCGATGTGAGCAGCGGCCGCGAAGGTTTCCAATGGCTCGACCGCATCCTGGATCTTTCTCCAAAAATGACCGTCATTATGGTGACGGCCTATGGGGACGTGGAGATGGCGGTACGGGCCATCAAAGCTGGTGCCACGGATTTCGTACTGAAACCCTGGGAGAATGACAAGCTACTGGCTACGCTGGAAAAAGCGATGGACAGCCGCAAGGCCGAAGGTGATACCGAAGACACCTTGCCTTCCAAAGCACCACAATCCAACCTTATCGCCCAGAGTACCTCCATGCAGATGGTACTTGAAACCGCCGAGCGCGTGGCCCCAACGGATGCCAATGTACTCATTTTGGGAGAGAATGGTACGGGCAAAACCCAACTGGCCAGGCACATCCATGAAAGATCGCTCCGGACCCAGAAACCATTCGTATGCGTGGATTTGGGAGCTTTGAGCGAAAATCTGTTTGAAAGTGAACTGTTCGGTCATGTCAAGGGAGCCTTCACGGATGCTCGAGACGACCGCGCCGGGCGTTTTGAAGAAGCGCAGGGGGGTACCATTTTTCTGGACGAAATCGGGAACCTACCCCTGGCTCTGCAAGCGAAGCTCCTAACGGTGATTCAGGAAAGACGGGTGACGCGGGTAGGCTCCAACCGCCCGGTGGCCGTGGATGTACGGTTGATCTGCGCCACCAACCGCGACATCGACGATATGGTGGCCAACCGGAGTTTCCGGCAGGATTTGCTGTACCGCATCAACACCATCGAACTGGAACTACCTCCCCTGCGCGAGCGCCCCGACGACATTGCACCACTGGCGGAATTTTATTTGAAACAGTTCAGAAAAAAATACAACCGCCCGGTAACCTCCATAAGCAGTGCGCTTATTAAAAAAATGCAACAGTATACCTGGCCCGGAAATATCCGCGAATTGCAGCACGCCGTCGAACGGGCCGTGATTCTGGCCCAGGAAAAAGTGCTGCAGCCCGACGATCTATTTTTGAAGAACGCCGGTTCTGAGCCTGCCGCTGCCACGGCTTTCGATCTGGAAGACATGGAAAAAAACATGATCGTAAAAGCCCTGAAACGCTACAATGGCAACATCACCGATGCCGCCCGCGAACTGGGGTTGAGCAGAGCGGCCTTGTACCGGCGGCTGGAGAAGTATGGATTGTAA
- a CDS encoding efflux RND transporter periplasmic adaptor subunit, translated as MDRNKKKKFWNTRRIGYLVAGVLLVSFILYQLIWADKRSKLNVEQDKVTISTVSQGEFDEFIVVTGVVQPLKTIQLDAIVGGYVTQKMVEGGNMVKEGEVLLKLENQSLKLNFLQSETEASRLVNDLQNTRQRLRVERFNLQKALSELDFQIAQAKDAHLRNEQLFRDKVIPEADYLKTKRDYEKLVQQRDIEVESQKYQEENAKMQISQLEGTLANTQKNVALWRQTLDNLVVKAPVRGLLSSMNVEVGSNINQGQNIGQIDDLDGFKMRVDVDEHYISRIFVGLAGSMDFDGQPYGLEIVKIYPEVRSGRFEVDMRFTKGAPERIKRGQSAPIRLQLGQPSKATLLPVGGFFSDTGGNWVYVVDESGNRATKRNITLGRKNPEYYEVLEGLKPGEKVITSSYENFGDNEVLEF; from the coding sequence ATGGACCGTAACAAGAAAAAGAAATTCTGGAATACCCGGCGCATAGGCTACCTCGTAGCGGGTGTGCTGTTGGTATCCTTCATACTGTACCAATTGATTTGGGCCGATAAACGCTCCAAACTGAACGTGGAGCAGGATAAAGTGACAATATCGACGGTAAGCCAGGGCGAATTCGACGAATTCATTGTGGTGACGGGCGTGGTGCAACCGTTGAAAACCATTCAGCTCGACGCCATCGTGGGCGGCTATGTCACTCAGAAAATGGTGGAAGGCGGCAACATGGTCAAAGAGGGCGAGGTACTGCTGAAACTCGAAAACCAGAGCCTGAAACTCAACTTCCTGCAATCGGAAACGGAGGCCAGCCGTCTGGTAAACGATTTGCAAAATACCCGTCAACGCCTTCGCGTCGAACGCTTTAATCTACAAAAAGCACTGAGTGAACTGGATTTCCAGATTGCTCAGGCCAAAGATGCCCACCTTCGCAACGAGCAACTTTTCCGGGACAAAGTCATTCCCGAAGCGGACTACCTCAAGACCAAGCGTGACTACGAAAAACTGGTCCAGCAACGCGATATTGAAGTTGAATCACAAAAATACCAGGAAGAAAACGCCAAAATGCAGATTTCGCAATTGGAAGGTACCCTCGCTAACACGCAGAAAAACGTGGCGCTCTGGCGGCAGACGCTGGATAACCTGGTGGTAAAAGCACCCGTGCGCGGCCTGCTATCCTCCATGAACGTCGAGGTAGGTTCCAACATCAATCAGGGTCAGAACATCGGGCAAATCGACGACCTCGACGGATTCAAGATGCGCGTGGATGTAGACGAACACTACATTTCCCGGATTTTCGTGGGCCTGGCGGGTAGCATGGATTTCGACGGGCAGCCTTACGGTCTGGAAATCGTAAAAATCTATCCCGAAGTCCGGAGCGGTCGCTTTGAAGTCGATATGCGCTTTACCAAAGGGGCCCCCGAGCGCATCAAGCGCGGTCAGTCGGCACCTATTCGCCTTCAACTCGGTCAGCCCTCCAAGGCTACCCTACTTCCCGTCGGTGGTTTCTTCTCCGACACGGGCGGCAACTGGGTGTATGTCGTGGATGAAAGTGGCAACCGTGCTACAAAACGAAACATAACCCTGGGCCGGAAGAATCCTGAATACTACGAGGTTCTCGAAGGTCTGAAGCCCGGTGAAAAGGTCATCACCAGTTCCTACGAAAACTTTGGTGATAACGAAGTGCTGGAATTTTAA